One window of the Lolium rigidum isolate FL_2022 unplaced genomic scaffold, APGP_CSIRO_Lrig_0.1 contig_5526_1, whole genome shotgun sequence genome contains the following:
- the LOC124681752 gene encoding uncharacterized protein LOC124681752 — protein MPRACEPCCPWSDGLPPELLDIILRYLICPADRVYFAAVCRAWRSAAQVHKAAPCQLPCLLLPSLVSPSFLSLHSGATRRLYLPKSVHAARLCGSHEGGWVALALDQGGGYAAANLCSGAMVPLPNWLRIPSEHGWVDTKYEHRMIIQTVTFSGTPLTEGFLAAAHVSSASSIAFWRTGMNGHWIGCRHDMGVIEDIIYYKEGFHVLSSTEDVVVYAPNAVSGHPLVMSRTSYLVQKRADYKPNSHLPYTHSMSRYLVESRGKLLMILRLFRPKRRREFRIFEMNLAAGDSKASWEELHALPGRVLLLGRGCSRAYEVSQFDRLQVGSIYYLDDDTSFNLSWALINGSRHSSTYMGGIYDFHKKCNKRRRFPRKFTFECSLPIWFIP, from the coding sequence ATGCCCCGTGCTTGCGAACCTTGCTGTCCATGGTCGGACGGCCTCCCACCTGAGCTTCTCGACATCATCCTCCGCTATCTCATCTGCCCCGCCGACCGTGTCTACTTCGCTGCTGTCTGCCGCGCGTGGCGCTCTGCAGCGCAGGTCCATAAAGCCGCGCCGTGCCAGCTCCCGTGTCTCCTTCTCCCGTCCCTTGTTTCACCCTCCTTCTTAAGCCTCCACTCCGGAGCCACCCGTCGCCTATACCTCCCGAAGAGCGTTCATGCGGCGCGCCTATGCGGCTCCCACGAGGGTGGCTGGGTCGCCCTCGCCTTGGACCAGGGGGGAGGGTACGCGGCGGCGAACCTCTGCTCCGGCGCCATGGTTCCTCTCCCTAACTGGCTTAGGATTCCCAGCGAACACGGCTGGGTCGACACCAAGTATGAGCACCGTATGATCATCCAAACCGTCACCTTTTCGGGCACGCCGTTGACGGAGGGCTTCCTCGCCGCTGCACACGTTTCCAGCGCTTCCAGCATAGCGTTCTGGCGGACAGGGATGAACGGACACTGGATTGGATGCAGGCATGATATGGGCGTGATCGAGGACATCATCTATTACAAGGAAGGTTTCCATGTCCTCTCCAGCACAGAGGATGTTGTGGTGTACGCTCCCAACGCCGTCAGCGGTCACCCTCTGGTGATGTCCCGTACCTCCTACCTGGTTCAGAAGCGTGCTGACTACAAGCCCAATAGCCACCTGCCCTATACGCACAGCATGTCCCGCTATCTGGTGGAGTCCCGTGGAAAGCTGCTAATGATCCTGCGGCTCTTCAGGCCCAAGCGGCGTCGCGAGTTCAGGATCTTTGAGATGAACCTTGCTGCTGGGGACTCTAAAGCTTCCTGGGAGGAGCTCCACGCGCTTCCTGGACGGGTCCTCTTACTTGGTCGGGGCTGCTCCAGGGCCTACGAGGTGTCTCAGTTCGACAGGCTCCAAGTAGGTAGCATCTATTACCTGGACGATGATACAAGCTTCAATCTATCCTGGGCGTTGATCAACGGGAGTAGGCATTCCAGTACGTACATGGGTGGCATCTACGACTTTCACAAAAAATGCAATAAGAGGAGGCGCTTCCCGCGTAAATTTACTTTCGAGTGCTCTCTTCCAATCTGGTTTATACCCTGA
- the LOC124681767 gene encoding tRNA:m(4)X modification enzyme TRM13, protein MDRAPANGEPAPPPPAPPPGRCHFWLPSKRRHCANSPLPSTQYCGNHPPEPSSSASRRRVPCPVDPSHTVFEDNLEAHVGKCPFRKHADALAAQPYYSKAINSGGGGGAVTSAAKRASVHNLSEQQFRGLLAKIRSAHASVAIQMRDSHITPLACDKWMKGQVDRTVPYQEKHVVQQVSIVGNMETFGMLPSGREGAEDEAADNALAVVEFGAGRGYLTQMLADCYGIKNIFLVERRSYKLKADRSLRQNEGVTLERLRIDIEDLNLHGVQTLIGSQYLAIGKHLCGPATDMTIMCCLHEQHNYTEEKGHDKCRLQGLALATCCHHLCQWKHYANKAFLSGLGIAEEEFHAMTLFSSWAVDGDHSSQDSLEAEDSSSEVRDREAKKPDLEFTGIERIIRGMPGEERNALGFMCKDIIDSGRLLWLRSKGLDADLVSYVPSNISPENHLLIAKCRS, encoded by the exons ATGGACCGCGCTCCGGCGAACGGCGaacccgcgccgccaccgccggctcctcctccgggACGCTGCCACTTCTGGCTCCCCAGCAAGCGGCGCCACTGCGCCAACTCCCCGCTCCCATCCACCCA GTACTGCGGGAACCACCCGCCGgagccctcctcctccgcctcgcgcCGCCGCGTGCCCTGCCCCGTCGACCCCTCCCA CACGGTGTTCGAGGACAACCTGGAGGCCCACGTCGGCAAGTGCCCCTTCCGGAAGCACGCCGACGCGCTCGCCGCGCAGCCGTACTACTCCAAGGCCATCAactccggcggcggtggcggcgccgtcACCTCCGCCGCCAAGCGCGCCTCCGTGCACAACCTCTCCGAGCAGCAGTTCCGGGGCCTGCTCGCCAAGATCCGGTCGGCGCACGCGTCGGTGGCCATCCAAATGCgcgactcacacatcactccactTGCCTGCGACAAGTGGATGAAGGGCCAGGTTGATAG GACGGTGCCGTACCAGGAGAAGCACGTTGTGCAGCAGGTGTCCATTGTCGGGAACATGGAGACATTCGGTATGCTGCCGAGCGGTAGGGAAGGAGCAGAGGATGAAGCGGCGGATAATGCTCTGGCAGTTGTTGAATTTGGTGCTGGCAGGGGTTACTTGACTCAGATGCTGGCAGATTGTTATGGCATTAAGAATATCTTCTTGGTCGAGAGACGGTCGTACAAGCTCAAG GCTGATCGAAGTTTAAGACAAAATGAGGGTGTTACGTTGGAGCGTTTGAGAATAGATA TTGAGGATTTAAACCTGCATGGAGTACAAACATTGATTGGAAGTCAGTATCTAGCAATTGGAAAACATCTATGTGGGCCTGCAACAG ATATGACCATAATGTGCTGTCTTCATGAACAACACAATTATACAGAAGAGAAAGGCCACGATAAATGTCGCCTACAGGGCCTTGCTTTAGCCACCTGCTGCCACCATCTTTGCCAATGGAAGCATTATGCAA ATAAAGCTTTCCTCTCAGGACTAGGGATTGCGGAGGAAGAGTTCCATGCCATGACATTGTTTAGCAGTTGGGCTGTGGATGGTGATCACAGCTCCCAGGACTCTTTGGAGGCTGAAGACTCATCTTCTGAAGTCAG GGACAGAGAAGCCAAGAAGCCCGATCTGGAGTTCACCGGAATCGAGAGAATTATTCGTGGTATGCCAGGCGAGGAGAGGAATGCTCTGGGATTTATGTGTAAAGATATTATTGACAGCGGGAGGCTGCTATGGCTTAGATCCAAGGGTCTAGATGCAGACCTTGTAAGTTACGTTCCATCGAATATTTCCCCAGAGAACCATTTACTCATCGCCAAGTGTAGGTCTTAA